Proteins encoded by one window of Scatophagus argus isolate fScaArg1 chromosome 8, fScaArg1.pri, whole genome shotgun sequence:
- the kcna2b gene encoding potassium voltage-gated channel subfamily A member 2b: MTVATSDPADEAAAHPGQPHDQYDPEPDHECCERVVINISGLRFETQLKTLSQFPETLLGDPKKRMRYFDPLRNEYFFDRNRPSFDAILYYYQSGGRLRRPVNVTLDIFSEEIRFYELGEEAMEIFREDEGFIKEEERPLPENEFQRQVWLLFEYPESSGPARIIAIISVMVILISIVSFCLETLPVFRNEDEEMYTYPFQSMSNATSTYDSTTYFTDPFFIVETLCIIWFSFEFLVRFFACPSKAGFFGNIMNIIDIVAIIPYFITLGTELAERPEDSQAGQQAMSLAILRVIRLVRVFRIFKLSRHSKGLQILGQTLKASMRELGLLIFFLFIGVILFSSAVYFAEADEPHSQFSSIPEAFWWAVVSMTTVGYGDMVPTTIGGKIVGSLCAIAGVLTIALPVPVIVSNFNYFYHRETEGEEQAQYLNIPSVPKASSADDLKKSGGRSGSGSTLSKSDYVEIQEAVNHSTEDFRPEGMKTGNCTLANTNYVNITKMRTDV; this comes from the coding sequence ATGACGGTTGCTACAAGCGACCCTGCAGACGAAGCGGCAGCACATCCGGGTCAACCTCATGACCAGTATGACCCAGAACCAGACCATGAATGCTGTGAGAGGGTTGTCATCAACATCTCAGGCTTGCGTTTTGAGACACAGCTCAAAACCCTCTCTCAGTTTCCAGAGACGCTGCTGGGGGATCCCAAAAAAAGGATGAGATATTTCGATCCTCTCCGGAATGAGTACTTTTTTGACCGGAATAGACCCAGTTTTGATGCTATTCTGTACTATTACCAATCAGGAGGGAGGCTTCGTCGGCCTGTCAACGTGACCCTGGACATTTTTTCTGAGGAGATCCGGTTTTATGAATTGGGTGAGGAAGCTATGGAAATCTTCAGGGAAGATGAAGGTTTCATAAAAGAAGAGGAGCGGCCATTGCCAGAGAATGAGTTTCAGAGACAGGTTTGGCTGCTGTTTGAGTATCCAGAAAGCTCAGGCCCTGCCCGCATCATTGCCATCATCTCTGTCATGGTAATTCTTATCTCTATTGTCAGCTTCTGTCTGGAGACACTGCCAGTTTTCcgaaatgaagatgaagagatgTACACTTATCCATTCCAGTCCATGTCCAATGCCACCTCTACCTATGACAGCACAACATATTTTACAGATCCTTTCTTCATCGTGGAGACCCTCTGCATCATCTGGTTCTCCTTTGAGTTCTTAGTTAGGTTCTTTGCCTGTCCAAGTAAAGCTGGATTTTTTGGCAACATTATGAACATCATTGATATTGTGGCCATCATCCCCTACTTCATCACCCTGGGCACAGAGCTAGCTGAGAGGCCAGAGGACAGCCAGGCAGGGCAGCAGGCCATGTCTTTGGCTATTCTTCGTGTCATCCGTCTAGTCAGGGTGTTTCGTATTTTTAAACTATCGCGTCACTCCAAAGGGCTGCAGATCTTAGGACAGACTCTGAAGGCCAGTATGCGTGAGCTGggcctcctcatcttcttcttgttcattGGTGTGATCCTCTTCTCTAGCGCTGTCTACTTTGCAGAAGCAGATGAGCCACATTCCCAGTTCAGCAGCATCCCAGAGGCCTTTTGGTGGGCAGTGGTTTCCATGACCACCGTGGGCTATGGAGACATGGTGCCAACAACAATCGGAGGAAAGATTGTAGGGTCTCTCTGCGCAATTGCCGGCGTGTTGACTATTGCCCTGCCTGTACCCGTCATTGTGTCAAACTTCAACTACTTCtaccacagagagacagagggcgAGGAACAGGCACAGTATTTGAACATCCCAAGTGTGCCTAAAGCCAGTTCGGCTGATGATCTGAAGAAGAGTGGTGGTCGGAGTGGCAGTGGATCCACGCTCAGTAAGTCTGACTATGTGGAGATCCAGGAGGCTGTGAACCACAGCACTGAGGACTTCAGACCAGAGGGcatgaaaacaggaaactgtaCCCTAGCCAACACTAACTATGTAAACATCACCAAGATGCGCACAGATGTATAA